From a single Kitasatospora sp. NBC_00458 genomic region:
- the rpe gene encoding ribulose-phosphate 3-epimerase: MAQINPSILSADFARLAEEAEAVRGSDWLHVDVMDNHFVPNLTLGVPIVESLARSTDIPLDCHLMIEDPDRWAPQYVEAGAGSVTFHAEAAAAPVRLAREIRAKGARASMALKPATPIEPYEDLLPELDMLLIMTVEPGFGGQAFLDIMLPKIRRTRELIAKHGLELWLQVDGGVSVSTIERCAEAGADVFVAGSAVYGAEDPAAAVAGLRALADGATSEAWWACAH; this comes from the coding sequence ATGGCGCAGATCAACCCCAGCATCCTGTCCGCGGACTTCGCCCGGCTCGCCGAGGAGGCCGAGGCCGTCAGGGGCTCGGACTGGCTGCACGTCGACGTGATGGACAACCACTTCGTGCCCAACCTGACGCTGGGTGTGCCGATCGTCGAGTCGCTCGCCCGGTCCACCGACATTCCGCTCGACTGCCACCTGATGATCGAGGACCCGGACCGCTGGGCCCCGCAGTACGTGGAGGCCGGGGCCGGTTCGGTCACCTTCCACGCCGAGGCGGCCGCCGCGCCGGTCCGGCTCGCCCGCGAGATCCGGGCCAAGGGCGCCCGCGCCTCGATGGCCCTCAAGCCGGCCACGCCGATCGAGCCGTACGAGGACCTGCTGCCCGAACTGGACATGCTGCTGATCATGACCGTCGAGCCGGGCTTCGGCGGCCAGGCGTTCCTCGACATCATGCTCCCGAAGATCCGCCGCACCCGGGAGCTCATCGCCAAGCACGGCCTGGAGCTGTGGCTCCAGGTGGACGGCGGTGTGTCCGTGAGCACCATCGAGCGCTGTGCCGAGGCCGGCGCGGACGTCTTCGTGGCCGGCTCGGCGGTGTACGGCGCGGAGGACCCGGCCGCGGCGGTCGCCGGGCTGCGCGCCCTCGCGGACGGGGCGACGTCGGAAGCCTGGTGGGCCTGCGCGCACTGA
- a CDS encoding SCO6745 family protein: MADLVHPARALWWLFEPVHAVTYFTPEGRSAFEAAGLHGVARGYFGGRAAPLGAVDAPPVIAAFFNFAPAPIERALPAIWKLADPDKALAARSAGASAALARLLEHVNPAQVELVADLLETAVSRLDCAGRVLAAANAALPRPDSLYGRLWQAATVMREHRGDGHVAALVSAGLDGCEALVVRCALDVRREVLQPLRGWTDEEWDAASARLIERGWITERGTITECGRIRHQALEAATDLAAARVWENNPRAELDRLVAALKPISTLCRTALPPINPIGLPAATA; this comes from the coding sequence TTGGCCGATCTGGTCCACCCCGCCCGCGCCCTGTGGTGGCTCTTCGAGCCCGTGCACGCCGTCACCTACTTCACCCCCGAGGGCCGCTCCGCGTTCGAGGCGGCCGGGCTCCACGGCGTCGCGCGCGGCTACTTCGGCGGCCGCGCCGCCCCGCTCGGCGCGGTGGACGCGCCGCCGGTGATCGCCGCGTTCTTCAACTTCGCGCCCGCGCCGATCGAGCGCGCCCTCCCGGCGATCTGGAAGCTGGCCGACCCGGACAAAGCGCTCGCCGCCCGCTCCGCCGGCGCCTCGGCGGCCCTGGCCCGACTGCTGGAGCACGTGAACCCGGCCCAGGTCGAGCTGGTGGCAGACCTGCTGGAGACCGCCGTCTCCCGGCTGGACTGCGCCGGCCGCGTGCTGGCCGCCGCCAACGCCGCCCTCCCCCGCCCGGACAGCCTGTACGGGCGGCTCTGGCAGGCGGCCACCGTGATGCGCGAGCACCGGGGCGACGGCCACGTCGCCGCGCTGGTCTCCGCCGGACTGGACGGCTGCGAGGCGCTGGTGGTGCGCTGTGCCCTGGACGTGCGGCGCGAGGTGCTGCAGCCGTTGCGCGGCTGGACCGACGAGGAGTGGGACGCGGCCTCCGCCCGGCTGATCGAGCGGGGCTGGATCACCGAACGCGGCACCATCACCGAGTGCGGCCGGATCCGCCACCAGGCGCTGGAGGCCGCCACCGACCTGGCCGCCGCCCGGGTCTGGGAGAACAACCCGCGCGCGGAACTCGACCGGCTCGTCGCCGCGCTCAAGCCGATCTCGACGCTCTGTCGCACCGCACTGCCCCCGATCAACCCGATCGGACTCCCGGCCGCCACGGCCTGA
- a CDS encoding TetR/AcrR family transcriptional regulator: MTERPAGRGSYHHGALPEALVGVAFELLDEQGQDKISMREVARRAGVSAGAPFRHFADRQALLTAVADRVLADFERWQWAEVESSEGSALRAVGLGFVRYAIRYPHRFELVRSRVFAPSRHPELRERLSGLNEAYGEVIVADQEAGRLRPGDPALVGLAGQALVYGLAQMIADGYLPVEKAEEVAVQVLDTFGRGVANQP, translated from the coding sequence ATGACGGAGAGGCCCGCAGGGCGGGGGAGTTACCACCACGGGGCGCTGCCCGAGGCGCTGGTCGGAGTGGCGTTCGAGCTCCTGGACGAGCAGGGCCAGGACAAGATCAGCATGCGCGAGGTGGCCCGGCGGGCCGGTGTGTCGGCGGGGGCGCCGTTCCGTCATTTCGCCGACCGCCAGGCGTTGTTGACGGCGGTGGCGGACCGGGTGCTGGCGGACTTCGAGCGCTGGCAGTGGGCCGAGGTGGAGTCGAGCGAGGGGTCGGCGCTGCGGGCCGTCGGGCTGGGCTTCGTCCGGTACGCGATCCGTTACCCGCACCGCTTCGAGCTGGTGCGTTCGCGGGTGTTCGCGCCGTCCCGGCATCCGGAGCTGCGGGAGCGGCTGTCCGGGCTGAACGAGGCGTACGGCGAGGTGATCGTCGCGGACCAGGAGGCCGGGAGGCTGCGGCCCGGTGACCCGGCACTGGTGGGGCTGGCGGGACAGGCGCTGGTGTACGGGCTGGCGCAGATGATCGCGGACGGGTACCTCCCGGTGGAGAAGGCGGAGGAGGTCGCCGTGCAGGTGCTGGACACCTTCGGGCGGGGAGTCGCCAACCAACCCTGA
- a CDS encoding pirin family protein gives MSNLDLKPAPTTCGGETGSGPVRDLLPAREVALGESTVVRRLLPSLGRRMVGAWCFVDHYGPDDIADEPGMQVPPHPHMGLQTVSWLHQGEVLHRDSLGSLTTVRPRELGLMTSGRAISHSEESPRPHARLLHGAQLWVALPDSHRHTDPAFEHHPDLPHVTAPGLDATVILGTLDTATSPGTTHTPLVGADLTLTRGARLRLPLQPDFEYAVLTMSGHTEVDGVPLDPGAMLYLGTGRPHLPLHAHTDASLLLLGGTPFEERLVMWWNFIGRTGDEILHARNDWETGTRFGEVHGYDGARLRAPELPDIPLKARGRVR, from the coding sequence ATGAGCAACCTCGATCTCAAGCCCGCCCCGACCACCTGCGGCGGCGAGACCGGCTCCGGCCCGGTGCGGGACCTCCTGCCGGCCCGCGAGGTGGCGCTGGGCGAGAGCACCGTGGTGCGCCGGCTGCTGCCGAGCCTGGGCCGCCGGATGGTCGGTGCGTGGTGCTTCGTCGACCACTACGGACCGGACGACATCGCCGACGAGCCGGGCATGCAGGTCCCGCCGCACCCGCACATGGGCCTGCAGACCGTCAGCTGGCTCCACCAGGGCGAGGTCCTGCACCGCGACAGCCTCGGCAGCCTCACCACCGTCCGCCCCCGCGAACTCGGACTGATGACCTCCGGCCGCGCCATCTCCCACTCCGAGGAATCCCCCCGCCCGCACGCCCGTCTCCTGCACGGCGCCCAGCTCTGGGTCGCCCTCCCCGACAGCCACCGCCACACCGACCCCGCCTTCGAACACCACCCCGACCTGCCCCACGTCACCGCCCCCGGCCTCGACGCCACCGTCATCCTCGGCACCCTCGACACCGCCACCTCACCCGGCACCACCCACACCCCCCTCGTCGGCGCCGACCTCACCCTCACCCGGGGCGCCCGCCTCCGCCTCCCCCTCCAACCCGACTTCGAGTACGCCGTCCTCACCATGTCCGGCCACACCGAAGTCGACGGCGTCCCCCTCGACCCCGGCGCCATGCTCTACCTCGGCACCGGCCGCCCCCACCTCCCCCTCCACGCCCACACCGACGCCTCACTCCTCCTCCTCGGCGGCACCCCCTTCGAAGAGAGACTCGTCATGTGGTGGAACTTCATCGGCCGCACCGGCGACGAGATCCTCCACGCCCGCAACGACTGGGAGACCGGCACCCGCTTCGGCGAAGTCCACGGCTACGACGGCGCCCGGCTGAGGGCGCCGGAGCTTCCCGACATCCCCCTGAAGGCGCGAGGGCGGGTGCGCTGA
- a CDS encoding tetratricopeptide repeat protein → MVHKPSCAARIRTRAQESGWTIEATAAEIVNCCEASWLRAHRLGRGRTLRQAVDELIQLCETRGLARPHVDPDQLRAWETGRTPRGGTIDLLCRLYESNAQGLGLAGDYRPTPHTGADAAVPTPGPGSLLVPRPATWSAPSDPFRDLVDSYRRKVEGTLASTTASGTQLEVLDEQIMDLRRAYVASPPSQMVARLVQLLEEVRLLAADRQPAAVQSRLSEMIAVLATLVADALMKLGRLDQARLWYGTARSAADDSGSGELRARVRVQAAMLPYYYGPLERAVSLTREARLLNRGRATSTGAFAAAAEARARARQGDIEGARTAIAQAHDLFERCPPSPPDDAWAFPRRRLLLYLSGAHTALGDVQEARQAQDEALLLYPDHSGIDPALLALEHAMCLAQEHDVTEACELACHTMLAVPEAHRTEILGVRAQEVINILPARVHTTRAVRDLGEVLALPTGTR, encoded by the coding sequence GTGGTGCACAAGCCGTCCTGCGCAGCGCGGATCAGAACGCGCGCCCAGGAGAGCGGTTGGACGATCGAGGCCACAGCGGCGGAGATCGTCAACTGCTGCGAGGCGAGCTGGCTTCGCGCCCATCGCCTTGGCCGGGGGAGGACGCTGCGCCAGGCGGTGGATGAGCTGATCCAACTGTGCGAAACGCGGGGGTTGGCTCGGCCTCACGTGGACCCGGACCAGTTGAGAGCTTGGGAGACGGGCCGAACGCCAAGAGGCGGAACGATCGATCTGCTCTGCCGCCTGTATGAGTCCAACGCTCAAGGCCTCGGCCTGGCAGGGGACTACCGACCGACACCGCACACCGGAGCCGACGCAGCCGTACCGACTCCAGGGCCAGGCAGCCTCCTGGTGCCGCGCCCGGCCACCTGGAGCGCGCCCAGCGACCCCTTCCGCGACCTGGTCGACTCCTACCGCCGTAAGGTCGAGGGAACGCTCGCCAGCACGACCGCCAGCGGTACCCAGTTGGAGGTCCTGGACGAGCAGATCATGGACCTGCGTCGGGCATACGTAGCCTCGCCCCCGAGCCAGATGGTGGCCCGGCTCGTGCAGCTCCTTGAGGAAGTCCGGCTTCTTGCCGCTGACCGGCAGCCGGCCGCGGTGCAGAGCCGTCTGTCCGAGATGATCGCCGTACTGGCGACCCTGGTCGCGGACGCCTTGATGAAGTTGGGCCGGTTGGACCAGGCCCGGCTGTGGTACGGAACGGCGCGCTCGGCGGCCGACGACAGCGGAAGCGGGGAGCTTCGGGCCCGCGTGCGGGTGCAGGCCGCGATGCTGCCGTACTACTACGGCCCGCTGGAGCGCGCTGTGAGCCTGACCCGCGAAGCCCGTCTGCTCAACCGCGGCCGGGCAACTTCCACCGGAGCGTTCGCCGCTGCCGCCGAAGCCCGCGCGCGAGCCCGGCAGGGCGACATCGAGGGCGCCCGGACGGCCATCGCGCAGGCCCACGACCTGTTCGAGCGGTGCCCTCCCTCGCCCCCTGACGATGCCTGGGCGTTCCCGCGGCGCCGACTGCTCCTCTACCTGTCCGGCGCGCACACCGCACTCGGTGACGTGCAGGAAGCCCGCCAAGCCCAGGACGAGGCCCTGTTGCTGTACCCAGACCACAGCGGCATCGACCCAGCCCTGCTGGCCCTTGAACACGCCATGTGTCTGGCCCAGGAGCACGACGTGACCGAGGCGTGCGAACTGGCCTGTCACACCATGCTGGCGGTCCCTGAAGCACATCGGACCGAGATCCTGGGTGTCCGCGCCCAGGAAGTGATCAACATACTGCCCGCCCGGGTGCATACCACCCGCGCCGTGCGCGATCTCGGCGAGGTTCTTGCCCTCCCGACCGGCACGAGGTGA
- a CDS encoding alpha/beta hydrolase produces the protein MPAVPPPPSSPPTLGADEPAPGAGNPPASPPGPPGGSGPAGTARRRGRPASPGSPGRRGLLRAGLGLGGLAVVGTGATLALSGSGSGTAPDGAGGSGSPSTTATPAGPAVVPSLRTEEQRSAARNGATVKMITIVPQGPGVPPAAELPVCVALHGRGATSRAWTELGLPQILVAAIAAGVPPFAVVALDGGDATYWRRTPSGDDPQRMLLDELPGRLAARGLRAPSAAMGISMGGFGSLRYARNRGEGFGPVAALSPALFRTWGDAEAVGVFRDEADWREHEPLLHQDQPHGRPIGVWCGTEDPFCDAARTLVGDTVQARFTSGAHDAAYWRRILPDVVSFLGNALTSRTTT, from the coding sequence ATGCCCGCCGTACCGCCGCCGCCGTCCTCGCCGCCCACCCTCGGCGCCGACGAGCCTGCCCCGGGAGCCGGGAACCCGCCCGCGAGTCCCCCCGGGCCGCCGGGTGGGTCCGGGCCCGCGGGTACCGCCCGGCGGCGCGGACGGCCCGCAAGCCCCGGAAGCCCCGGACGGCGCGGGCTGCTGCGGGCGGGCCTGGGCCTCGGCGGCCTCGCCGTCGTCGGCACCGGCGCGACCCTGGCTCTCTCCGGCTCCGGCTCAGGCACCGCGCCCGACGGAGCGGGCGGATCCGGCAGCCCCTCGACGACCGCCACCCCGGCCGGGCCGGCCGTCGTCCCCTCGCTCCGCACCGAGGAGCAGCGCTCCGCGGCCCGCAACGGCGCCACCGTGAAGATGATCACGATCGTGCCGCAGGGCCCCGGCGTCCCGCCCGCCGCCGAACTCCCCGTCTGCGTCGCCCTCCACGGGCGCGGCGCCACCTCCCGGGCGTGGACCGAGCTCGGGCTGCCGCAGATCCTGGTCGCCGCCATCGCGGCGGGTGTCCCCCCGTTCGCGGTGGTCGCCCTCGACGGCGGCGACGCCACGTACTGGCGGCGCACTCCGTCCGGCGACGACCCGCAGCGGATGCTGCTCGACGAACTCCCCGGCCGGCTGGCCGCCCGAGGACTGCGCGCACCGAGCGCCGCGATGGGCATCTCGATGGGCGGCTTCGGCTCGCTGCGCTACGCCCGCAACCGGGGCGAGGGCTTCGGCCCGGTGGCCGCCCTCAGCCCGGCGCTGTTCCGCACCTGGGGCGACGCCGAGGCGGTCGGCGTCTTCAGAGACGAGGCCGACTGGCGCGAGCACGAGCCGCTGCTCCACCAGGACCAGCCGCACGGCCGTCCGATCGGCGTCTGGTGCGGCACCGAGGACCCGTTCTGCGACGCCGCCCGCACGCTGGTCGGCGACACCGTCCAGGCCCGCTTCACCTCCGGGGCGCACGACGCCGCGTACTGGCGCCGGATCCTCCCGGACGTGGTCTCCTTCCTCGGGAACGCCCTGACCAGCCGCACCACCACCTGA
- a CDS encoding phosphotransferase family protein produces the protein MTVPVVIGGFAESEVHAVLEEACRRIGVDPAGAEMLRGHTNAVFLLRAAGAVAKIARAGTPVGDVERTVRLVRWLSQRDFPTVELLPVEQPVLVGEHAVTFWHYLPQSDHPVPAAHLAVPLRTLHQLPPPPFEVRPLDTAGAIRRSIAAITALPPADTAFLRQRLSNLESALANVHFVLRPGLLQGDPQHRNALHQGEAAVLCDWDTACFGPPELDLVTVEIHCRRFGYGRSHYRRFADLYGFDVTTWSGYAVLRDLRELRMITTNAKRARTGSSTLEEVRRRVEGLRLGQVDSGWTIL, from the coding sequence ATGACTGTTCCGGTTGTCATCGGCGGATTCGCCGAGTCCGAGGTGCACGCCGTCCTTGAGGAAGCCTGCCGTCGTATCGGAGTAGACCCTGCGGGTGCCGAAATGCTGCGCGGCCACACCAACGCGGTGTTCCTGCTCCGGGCCGCCGGAGCGGTGGCCAAGATCGCTCGTGCGGGTACCCCCGTGGGCGACGTCGAGCGCACCGTGCGGCTGGTCCGGTGGCTCAGCCAGCGCGACTTCCCGACCGTCGAACTGCTGCCGGTGGAGCAGCCCGTTCTCGTCGGTGAGCACGCCGTCACCTTCTGGCACTACCTCCCCCAATCCGACCACCCCGTGCCGGCCGCGCATCTCGCCGTACCCCTTCGCACCCTGCATCAACTCCCACCTCCTCCCTTCGAGGTCCGGCCGCTCGACACGGCCGGGGCGATCCGTCGGTCGATCGCGGCGATCACGGCTCTGCCACCTGCGGACACGGCGTTTCTGCGGCAGCGGTTGTCCAACCTCGAATCGGCACTGGCCAACGTTCACTTCGTACTGCGTCCCGGCCTTCTCCAGGGCGACCCTCAGCACCGAAACGCACTTCACCAGGGCGAAGCGGCGGTGCTGTGCGATTGGGACACGGCCTGTTTCGGCCCTCCTGAACTGGATCTCGTCACGGTGGAGATCCACTGCCGCCGGTTCGGCTACGGCCGCAGCCACTACCGGCGATTCGCCGACCTGTACGGCTTCGACGTGACCACCTGGAGCGGCTACGCCGTCCTGCGCGACCTGCGCGAGTTGCGGATGATCACCACGAATGCGAAGCGCGCCAGGACGGGCAGCTCGACTCTTGAAGAAGTCCGGCGCCGCGTCGAAGGGCTACGGCTTGGCCAGGTCGACTCCGGGTGGACCATTCTCTGA
- a CDS encoding DUF4188 domain-containing protein: protein MFAKPTPGYTTAAAAGDTVVLLIGMRINRFWAVHHWGPVMLAMFRMLHELARDPRRGLRGRILLTASPRTYYVVQYWESKESLYRYAAAPDAFHHKAWGMLNRKVKAGRARGNVGLWHETYVVPEGSYESIYFDMPPFGLAGATGVLPLASRGRRAADRFAFRSGGGGGKAATGNSATGNSPAAPSAGAREGAAGSGGAGPAGE from the coding sequence GTGTTCGCGAAACCCACTCCGGGCTACACCACCGCGGCCGCGGCCGGAGACACCGTGGTCCTGCTCATCGGAATGCGGATCAACCGGTTCTGGGCCGTCCACCACTGGGGCCCGGTGATGCTGGCGATGTTCCGGATGCTCCACGAACTCGCCCGGGACCCGAGGCGCGGACTGCGCGGGCGCATCCTGCTGACCGCCTCGCCGCGCACCTACTACGTCGTCCAGTACTGGGAGTCGAAGGAGAGCCTGTACCGGTACGCGGCCGCGCCGGACGCCTTCCACCACAAGGCCTGGGGGATGCTCAACCGCAAGGTGAAGGCGGGCCGGGCGCGCGGGAACGTCGGGCTCTGGCACGAGACGTACGTCGTGCCGGAGGGGTCGTACGAGTCGATCTACTTCGACATGCCGCCCTTCGGGCTGGCCGGTGCCACCGGAGTGCTGCCGCTGGCGAGCCGGGGGCGGCGGGCCGCGGACCGGTTCGCCTTCCGGTCGGGAGGCGGGGGCGGGAAGGCGGCCACCGGGAACTCCGCCACCGGGAACTCCCCCGCCGCGCCGTCGGCCGGTGCCCGCGAAGGGGCGGCGGGGTCGGGTGGCGCCGGCCCCGCGGGGGAGTAG
- a CDS encoding WbqC family protein: MPTSGSSTTDSPAAFSPDPRPARPVCAIHQPNFFPRLSTVAKLAGADVWVVLNDVQFARRDYQHRARLGSFADDSRACWLTVPTHLPDGRSTVIREARVVDAALSRRRVEGVLHERYRASPTWPLLAERLQPVLELFENTDRLAEIAEATTRLLLDLLGWRGRVVHSSTLAAGTGRTQRLVDLCRAVGAASYLCGTGGARYVEPLLFADAGIELRPFSVPASGVWEDARSVSAVHPLMVHGAAAVRHRVAARRGPDAWR, translated from the coding sequence ATGCCTACCAGCGGCTCATCGACGACGGATTCACCAGCCGCCTTCTCCCCTGACCCTCGGCCGGCCCGGCCGGTGTGCGCGATCCACCAGCCCAACTTCTTCCCTCGCCTGTCCACCGTGGCCAAGCTGGCCGGCGCGGATGTGTGGGTGGTCCTGAACGATGTGCAGTTCGCCCGCCGCGACTATCAGCACCGGGCCCGGCTCGGCTCCTTCGCCGACGACAGCCGGGCCTGCTGGCTGACCGTCCCCACCCACCTGCCGGACGGCCGCTCGACGGTGATCCGCGAAGCCCGGGTAGTCGACGCGGCCCTCTCCCGTCGCCGAGTCGAAGGGGTTCTCCACGAGCGGTACCGGGCCAGCCCGACCTGGCCGCTGCTCGCCGAGCGGCTCCAGCCGGTCCTGGAGCTGTTCGAGAACACCGACCGGCTCGCAGAGATCGCGGAGGCGACCACCCGGCTGCTGCTCGACCTGCTCGGATGGAGGGGACGCGTGGTGCACAGCAGCACACTCGCCGCCGGCACAGGGCGGACCCAGCGGCTCGTGGACCTGTGCCGGGCTGTGGGTGCCGCCTCCTACCTGTGCGGCACCGGCGGGGCAAGGTACGTGGAGCCGTTGCTGTTCGCGGATGCCGGGATCGAGCTCCGCCCGTTCTCCGTGCCGGCCTCGGGGGTGTGGGAGGACGCGCGGTCGGTCAGCGCCGTGCACCCATTGATGGTGCACGGCGCGGCGGCTGTCCGGCACCGTGTCGCAGCGCGGCGTGGACCTGACGCCTGGCGGTGA
- a CDS encoding YdcF family protein: protein MTSTSRREITDQQWADTVLLWDYQQMGHDLRPCDVAIGLGSHDLGVAAETAGLYLRGLVKRIVFTGGPNPSRPEAFPRGEAVHFAEHAVALGVPESAILREPNARNTGQNIEFSRKVLAEAGVRVSSVLLVSMPYMERRAYATCLQVWPEVDVVCTSSAMDLHDYAKSIGDDRLVIDSLVGDLQRVIEYPKLGFAVAQDVPGSVHDAYQRLIDDGFTSRLLP, encoded by the coding sequence GTGACGAGCACTTCCCGGCGCGAGATCACCGACCAGCAGTGGGCGGACACCGTGCTGCTGTGGGACTACCAGCAGATGGGCCACGACCTGCGGCCGTGCGACGTGGCGATCGGCCTGGGATCCCACGACCTCGGAGTGGCCGCCGAGACGGCCGGGCTCTACCTGCGCGGCCTGGTGAAGCGGATCGTCTTCACCGGCGGACCGAACCCGAGCCGGCCGGAGGCGTTCCCGCGCGGTGAGGCCGTGCACTTCGCCGAGCACGCCGTGGCCCTCGGCGTTCCGGAGTCCGCGATCCTGCGGGAGCCGAACGCCCGCAACACCGGGCAGAACATCGAGTTCAGCCGCAAGGTCCTGGCCGAGGCCGGCGTCCGAGTGTCCTCGGTGCTGCTCGTCTCGATGCCCTACATGGAACGGCGGGCGTACGCCACCTGCCTCCAGGTCTGGCCGGAGGTGGACGTGGTGTGCACCTCCAGCGCGATGGACCTGCACGACTACGCGAAATCGATCGGCGACGACCGGCTCGTGATCGACAGCCTGGTGGGTGACCTCCAGCGGGTCATCGAGTACCCGAAGCTCGGCTTCGCCGTCGCCCAGGACGTACCCGGGAGTGTCCACGATGCCTACCAGCGGCTCATCGACGACGGATTCACCAGCCGCCTTCTCCCCTGA